From Humisphaera borealis, the proteins below share one genomic window:
- a CDS encoding TubC N-terminal docking domain-related protein translates to MNAVTPDTVEGLLAELDALCIQLHADGDRLCFRPHEAVTADLAARLKTHKAKLLVEVAKRAALDRRMAEQLAQLVPYLTPDGRTVWIHPGHRGWLERHGLL, encoded by the coding sequence ATGAACGCGGTGACCCCCGACACTGTGGAGGGGCTGCTGGCCGAACTGGACGCTCTGTGCATCCAGCTCCATGCGGACGGAGACCGTCTTTGCTTCCGGCCCCACGAAGCTGTTACCGCGGATCTGGCCGCTCGGCTGAAAACCCACAAGGCGAAACTGCTGGTTGAGGTTGCGAAACGCGCGGCGCTGGACCGACGGATGGCCGAGCAACTGGCGCAGCTTGTCCCCTATCTGACGCCAGACGGGCGGACGGTATGGATTCACCCAGGACATCGGGGCTGGCTTGAACGCCACGGGCTGTTGTGA
- a CDS encoding helix-turn-helix domain-containing protein: MMFDMGNVLDDLRKAMKASEKTRYRLWKETGIDQSHLAKLLNGEAGLSFENMERLAEALGLEIITRPAKRTTAKTKDR, encoded by the coding sequence ATGATGTTCGACATGGGCAACGTGCTGGATGATCTTCGCAAGGCAATGAAGGCGAGCGAGAAAACGCGCTATCGGCTGTGGAAGGAAACCGGCATCGACCAGTCGCACCTGGCGAAGCTGTTGAACGGTGAGGCGGGCTTGAGTTTCGAGAACATGGAACGGCTGGCTGAAGCCCTGGGGCTGGAGATTATCACCCGGCCGGCGAAGCGGACTACCGCCAAGACGAAAGATCGGTGA
- a CDS encoding TPM domain-containing protein produces the protein MAQRHPFGLSKLFVSLFVLGVGLFPVAAGAQVRDYAEIFSPEAERQAQQTIQELKKKFSRGMLVETYASVPAEKTAELQQKGRERFVADFAGERGRAEGIDGIVFVIFMDVGRFDVVIGDVTKREGLFTDKDRQDMRGGITESLKAKKYDDVLTRTATFALNRMSEHRPQGAAAGATAGGAGVVAGGSSSAGRPAAPANVPAPSSVPPAASNPPAGDSGRSFSISTLLCMGIAIFALFMIIRGIIRGRQQAAAYRQGPQGGPGYGGHQGYGQPGYGQPGYGQPGYGGGGSGFGTGLLGGVLGGMAGGWLGNKVFGQTPPPPTDSGAAFGSTPPGDSSIPHDTGFDSGGGGDFGSSSSGGYDSGGDSGGSFDSGGDSGGGFDGGGGGDF, from the coding sequence ATGGCGCAGCGACATCCCTTCGGGTTATCGAAACTGTTTGTTTCACTTTTCGTTCTAGGCGTTGGTCTGTTTCCCGTCGCGGCCGGGGCACAGGTTCGCGACTACGCGGAGATCTTTTCTCCCGAGGCCGAGCGACAAGCCCAGCAAACCATCCAGGAACTGAAGAAGAAGTTCAGTCGCGGCATGCTCGTCGAGACCTACGCCAGCGTGCCGGCAGAGAAAACTGCCGAACTGCAGCAGAAGGGTCGCGAACGGTTCGTCGCCGATTTCGCCGGCGAACGCGGCCGGGCCGAGGGGATCGACGGCATCGTGTTCGTCATCTTCATGGACGTCGGCCGGTTCGATGTGGTGATCGGCGACGTCACGAAGCGCGAAGGGCTCTTTACCGACAAAGATCGCCAGGACATGCGCGGCGGCATTACCGAGTCCCTCAAGGCCAAAAAGTATGACGACGTGCTGACGCGAACGGCGACCTTCGCGCTCAATCGCATGTCGGAACACCGGCCCCAAGGTGCCGCCGCTGGTGCGACGGCCGGCGGGGCGGGCGTTGTCGCCGGCGGGTCGTCATCCGCAGGTCGGCCAGCAGCCCCGGCGAACGTCCCTGCGCCATCGAGTGTTCCGCCGGCTGCGTCCAATCCGCCGGCCGGCGATTCAGGCCGTAGCTTTTCGATCAGCACGCTGCTCTGCATGGGCATCGCGATCTTCGCGCTGTTCATGATCATCCGCGGCATCATCCGTGGCCGGCAACAGGCCGCCGCCTACCGGCAGGGCCCGCAAGGCGGACCGGGTTACGGCGGACACCAGGGGTATGGCCAACCCGGCTACGGCCAACCGGGATACGGACAGCCCGGCTACGGCGGTGGCGGCAGTGGCTTCGGCACGGGCCTGCTCGGCGGTGTCCTCGGCGGCATGGCCGGTGGGTGGCTCGGCAACAAGGTCTTCGGGCAGACGCCCCCGCCCCCGACGGACTCCGGCGCGGCCTTCGGCAGCACGCCTCCCGGCGACAGCTCCATCCCCCACGACACCGGCTTCGACAGCGGCGGCGGTGGTGACTTCGGCTCTTCCTCCTCCGGCGGCTACGACTCCGGCGGCGATTCCGGCGGAAGCTTCGATTCCGGCGGCGACAGCGGCGGTGGGTTTGACGGCGGTGGCGGCGGCGACTTCTAA